One Bosea sp. 685 DNA segment encodes these proteins:
- a CDS encoding NAD(P)/FAD-dependent oxidoreductase produces the protein MERFDTVILGAGAAGMMCAIHAAARGGRVLIVDHAKAPGEKIRISGGGRCNFTNIGTSARNFLSNNPHFAKSALGRYTQHDFVALVEKHGIAYHEKALGQLFCDDSAKDIIAMLMDEMARAACELRLRTTVESLERSDDGFAIVLGGEGAAKIRCRQFVVASGGKSIPKMGASSLGYQIAGQFGLAVTETRPALVPLTFGEDILAGFREMAGVAADARVSCGKTTFDEALLFTHRGLSGPAILQISSYWREKAPIRIAFLPTRDVFADLRASRQENGRRSIANTLSDILPKRLAVYLSDAHGWAGPIGDASDKKLAAIASTIQGWEVMPIGSEGYRTAEVTLGGVDTSALNSRTMAASTVDGLYFIGEVVDVTGWLGGYNFQWAWSSGWAAGTAIAERTG, from the coding sequence ATTGAGCGTTTCGACACTGTCATCCTCGGTGCCGGTGCTGCTGGAATGATGTGCGCGATCCACGCCGCAGCGCGCGGCGGGCGTGTTCTCATCGTCGATCATGCCAAAGCGCCCGGCGAAAAAATCCGCATTTCCGGCGGGGGCCGCTGCAACTTCACCAATATCGGAACAAGCGCGCGCAATTTTTTGTCGAATAATCCGCATTTCGCCAAATCTGCGCTGGGCCGATACACGCAGCATGATTTCGTGGCGTTGGTCGAAAAACACGGCATTGCCTATCACGAGAAGGCACTGGGGCAGCTCTTCTGCGATGATTCCGCCAAGGATATTATCGCAATGCTGATGGATGAGATGGCGCGCGCGGCCTGCGAATTGCGCCTCAGAACCACAGTGGAAAGCCTGGAGCGGAGCGATGACGGCTTTGCGATCGTGCTTGGCGGTGAGGGGGCTGCCAAAATTCGGTGCCGGCAGTTTGTCGTTGCGTCCGGAGGAAAATCCATCCCGAAAATGGGAGCATCCAGCCTTGGCTACCAGATCGCCGGCCAGTTTGGTCTGGCGGTGACGGAGACACGCCCAGCCCTGGTGCCGCTGACATTCGGTGAAGACATTCTTGCCGGGTTTCGCGAGATGGCCGGCGTCGCTGCAGATGCGCGGGTCTCGTGCGGCAAGACCACATTCGACGAGGCGCTGCTGTTCACCCATCGCGGGCTTTCCGGCCCGGCGATCCTGCAGATTTCGTCCTATTGGCGCGAGAAGGCACCGATCAGGATCGCGTTCCTGCCCACGCGGGACGTGTTCGCCGATTTGCGCGCTTCCAGACAGGAAAACGGCCGCAGAAGCATCGCCAATACGCTAAGTGATATTCTGCCGAAGCGATTGGCTGTTTATCTCTCCGATGCCCATGGTTGGGCGGGACCCATCGGCGACGCAAGCGACAAGAAGCTCGCGGCGATCGCGTCCACCATTCAGGGCTGGGAGGTCATGCCCATCGGATCGGAAGGATACCGGACAGCGGAGGTGACGCTCGGTGGCGTCGATACGTCTGCTCTGAACTCACGGACGATGGCAGCAAGCACAGTCGACGGCCTGTACTTCATCGGTGAAGTGGTCGACGTGACGGGCTGGCTTGGCGGCTACAACTTCCAATGGGCGTGGTCATCAGGCTGGGCGGCAGGGACCGCCATCGCCGAACGCACCGGCTGA